A region of the Pseudomonas silesiensis genome:
CGGTCCTGCAATTGCTGGCCGAGATCAATCGTGAGCTAAAGCTGACCATCGTCCTGATCACTCACGAAATGGACGTGATCCGCCGTGTCTGTGACCAGGTGGCAGTCATGGACGCCGGGGTGATTGTCGAGCAAGGCTCGGTGGCCGAGGTGTTCCTGCATCCCAAGCACCCGACGACCAAACGCTTTGTGCAAGAAGACGAGCAGATCGATGAAAGTGAACAGCGCGATGACTTCGCTCACGTACCGGGTCGCATCGTGCGCCTGACCTTCCAGGGCGAAGCGACCTACGCGCCGTTGCTCGGGACTGTCGCCCGTGAAACCGGGGTCGACTACAGCATCCTGGCCGGTCGAATCGACCGCATCAAAGACGTTCCCTACGGGCAGTTGACCCTGGCCGTGACCGGCGGCGACATGGAAGCGGCGTTCGCCCACTTCACCGCAGCCGACGTCCACATGGAGGTCCTGCGCTGATGGAAGTCCTGACAAGTTTCTTCGTCAATATCGACTGGTTCGAAATCTGGCTGGCCACCGGCGATACCCTGCTGATGCTCTTCGGTTCGCTGTTGTTCACTGTGCTGCTGGGCTTGCCGCTGGGTGTATTGCTGTTCCTTTGCAGCCCGCGTCAGCTGCTGGAAGCCAAAGGCGTCTATGCGATGTTGTCGCTGGTGGTGAACATCCTGCGTTCGCTGCCGTTCATCATTCTGTTGATCGTGATGATTCCGTTCACGGTATTGATCACCGGCACTTCGCTGGGGGTCGCCGGTGCGATTCCACCGCTGGTGGTGGGCGCCACGCCATTCTTTGCGCGACTGGTGGAAACCGCCTTGCGTGAAGTGGATCGCGGCATCATCGAGGCGACCCAGGCGATGGGCGCGACGACGCGGCAGATCATCACCAATGCCTTGTTGCCGGAGGCTCGCCCGGGCATCTTTGCCGCGATTACTGTGACTGCCATTACCCTGGTGTCCTACACGGCGATGGCCGGTGTGGTTGGCGCGGGCGGTCTGGGTGACCTGGCGATCCGCTTCGGCTACCAGCGTTTCCAGACCGATGTGATGGTGGTGACCGTGGTGTTGCTGCTGGTGCTGGTACAAGTGCTGCAAACCGTTGGCGACAAATTGGTTGTCCACTTTTCTCGTAAATGACTTTTTAATTAAATGCATGAGCCGGCCATTCGCTGGCAGGCGCCGAAGACAGGCGCCTCACATGGAGTTAGCTGAATGAAAAAACTACTCGTCGCATTCGCTGCCGTTGCAGCCTTTTCCGCCCACGCAGCCGACACCTTGACCGTTGCTGCCACCCCGGTCCCGCACGCGGAAATCCTCGAATTCGTCAAACCGGCCCTGGCCAAGGAAGGCGTGGACCTGAGGGTCAAGGTCTTCACCGACTACATCCAGCCGAACGTGCAGGTGGCCGAAAAGCGTCTGGACGCCAACTTCTTCCAGCACCAGCCGTACCTCGATGAGTTCAACAAGGCCAAGACCACCAATCTGGTGGCCGTGACCGGCGTACACCTGGAACCGCTGGGCGCTTACTCCAGCAAGTACAAGACGCTGGCGGAACTGCCGGGCGGTGCCAACGTAGTGATCCCGAACGATGCCACCAACGGCGGCCGTGCGCTGTTGCTGCTGGCGAAGGCCGGCCTGATCAAGTTGAAGGATTCGAACAATATCCTGTCGACCGTGAAAGACATCACCGAGAATTCCAAGGACCTGAAATTCCGCGAACTGGAAGCCGCGACCATCCCCCGCGTGCTGACACAGGTCGACCTGGCGCTGATCAACACCAACTACGCGCTGGAAGCCAAGCTCGATCCGGCCAAGGATGCGCTGGTCATCGAAGGCAGCGATTCGCCATACGTGAACATCCTCGTGTCCCGTCCGGATGACAAGGACAGTGCTGCCATGCAGAAACTGGTGACTGCACTGCACAGCCCGGAAGTGAAGGCGTTCATTCTCGAGAAGTACAAAGGCGCGGTAGTGCCGGCGTTCTGATCCGACGCTTTAACAAAAAAATGGGGCGCATTGAATGCGCCCCATTTTTTTATGCCTGAAACACCGCCCCTGTAGGAGCCCGGCTTGCCGGCGAAGGCGATCTTCCGGACGCCTTCGCCGGCAACCGGGCTCCTGCAGGGATCGTGTCGTGATTATTTGCGGTTTAGCATCACCGGCAACTGCGCAACCAATTTCACATTATTCAGCGGCGCCCGAATAAACCCACGCTGCGTCCCGTCCGGCCCGATCACCGCCAGGTTGCCACTATGATCAACCGTGTAATTCGGTTTGCTGGTGTCCGCCGGGATGAACGGGATGCTCACCGCATTGGCCAGTTTCTGAATGTCTTCCACCGAAGACGCCGTCAGCCCTATGAATTGAGGATCGAAGTAGCCCAGGTACTGCTTGAGTTGCTTGGGGGTATCGCGGTTCGGGTCGACGCTGACCAGCACAATCTGCAGCTTGTCCACCGCCTCGGGTGGCAGTTCGCTTTTGATCTGGCGTAGCTGGGCGAGGGTGGTCGGGCAGATGTCCGGGCAGAAGGTATAGCCGAAGAACAGTAGCGACCATTTGCCCTTCAACTCGTTGACCGTGACCGGCTTGCCGTCCTGATCGGTCATCGTCACATCCGGCAGGTTGCGGCTCTGCGGCAGCAAGATGATCCCGGCGTCGATCAACGCGGTCGGATCACCCTGGCCTTTGCCTGACAGGACTTTGTTGATGGTCAGGCCCAGGACCAGCGCGATCAGGGCGACGAGGATGAAGACGGTTTTCTGGGTTCGAGTCATAGGTTCAACAGTAGGTAGTGGTCTACGAGCAGCGCGATGAACAGCAGGAACAAGTAATAGATAGAGTACTTGAAGGTGTTGATCGCCGCGTGCGGCCGAGTGCCACGGTACAGCACCACGGCCCATTGCAGAAACCTCGCGCCCAGGCCGAGTGCGCAAACCAGGTAGAGAATGCCGCTCATGTGGATCACATACGGCATCAGGCTCACGGCCAGCAGCGCAAACGTATAGAGCAGGATGTGAACCTTGGTGTAGTGCTCGCCGTGGGTCACCGGCAGCATCGGAATGTCGGCCTTGGCGTATTCTTCTTTGCGGTGAATGGCCAGGGCCCAGAAGTGCGGCGGGGTCCAGGCGAAGATGATCAGCACCAGCAACAAGGGTTCGGCGCTGACATGCCCGGTGGCGG
Encoded here:
- a CDS encoding methionine ABC transporter permease — encoded protein: MEVLTSFFVNIDWFEIWLATGDTLLMLFGSLLFTVLLGLPLGVLLFLCSPRQLLEAKGVYAMLSLVVNILRSLPFIILLIVMIPFTVLITGTSLGVAGAIPPLVVGATPFFARLVETALREVDRGIIEATQAMGATTRQIITNALLPEARPGIFAAITVTAITLVSYTAMAGVVGAGGLGDLAIRFGYQRFQTDVMVVTVVLLLVLVQVLQTVGDKLVVHFSRK
- a CDS encoding SCO family protein, whose product is MTRTQKTVFILVALIALVLGLTINKVLSGKGQGDPTALIDAGIILLPQSRNLPDVTMTDQDGKPVTVNELKGKWSLLFFGYTFCPDICPTTLAQLRQIKSELPPEAVDKLQIVLVSVDPNRDTPKQLKQYLGYFDPQFIGLTASSVEDIQKLANAVSIPFIPADTSKPNYTVDHSGNLAVIGPDGTQRGFIRAPLNNVKLVAQLPVMLNRK
- a CDS encoding MetQ/NlpA family ABC transporter substrate-binding protein: MKKLLVAFAAVAAFSAHAADTLTVAATPVPHAEILEFVKPALAKEGVDLRVKVFTDYIQPNVQVAEKRLDANFFQHQPYLDEFNKAKTTNLVAVTGVHLEPLGAYSSKYKTLAELPGGANVVIPNDATNGGRALLLLAKAGLIKLKDSNNILSTVKDITENSKDLKFRELEAATIPRVLTQVDLALINTNYALEAKLDPAKDALVIEGSDSPYVNILVSRPDDKDSAAMQKLVTALHSPEVKAFILEKYKGAVVPAF